A stretch of the Gammaproteobacteria bacterium genome encodes the following:
- a CDS encoding metal-dependent transcriptional regulator, translated as MAQTSRFSPSIEDYLKAIFALTEHDDTATTSDIASTLGVQPASVSGMVKRLADLGVVEHEPYRGVGLTPSGRREALRIVRRHRIIETYLSVRLGYSWEDVHDEAERLEHAASDQLIERMADALKNPRHDPHGAPIPTPGGEIDSTSYPTLADSDATGPIRIRAVRDDEPERLRYLEARGLLPGVILAVEERAPFNGPVTVRLGGPDGDSQAIGFDLARCIFIDLEPAAQPADDSARSL; from the coding sequence ATGGCTCAAACGTCCCGATTCTCGCCTTCGATCGAGGATTACCTGAAGGCGATCTTCGCCCTCACGGAGCACGACGATACCGCCACCACCAGCGATATCGCCAGCACCCTGGGCGTACAGCCCGCGTCGGTGAGCGGAATGGTGAAGCGCCTGGCCGACCTGGGCGTCGTGGAGCACGAGCCCTACCGCGGCGTCGGCCTCACGCCCAGCGGCCGCCGGGAAGCGCTCCGCATCGTTCGTCGCCATCGCATCATCGAGACCTACCTCAGCGTGCGCCTCGGCTATTCCTGGGAGGATGTGCACGACGAAGCCGAGCGGCTCGAGCACGCCGCCTCCGATCAGCTCATCGAGCGCATGGCCGACGCGCTCAAGAACCCGCGCCACGATCCCCACGGCGCGCCCATTCCGACGCCGGGAGGCGAGATCGATTCGACCAGCTATCCGACGCTGGCGGATTCCGACGCCACCGGCCCGATCCGGATCCGCGCGGTGCGCGACGACGAGCCGGAGAGACTGCGCTATCTGGAGGCCAGGGGGCTCCTGCCGGGGGTGATCCTGGCGGTGGAGGAGAGGGCTCCGTTCAACGGACCCGTGACGGTGCGCCTGGGCGGACCCGACGGCGACAGCCAGGCGATCGGCTTCGACCTGGCGCGCTGCATCTTCATCGACCTGGAGCCGGCCGCACAGCCCGCCGACGACTCCGCGCGGTCCCTCTGA
- a CDS encoding gamma-glutamyltransferase — protein sequence MRASHSSRCLALSLVLLWGCGGTAPTRVEPTTDQVAQSSRGMVVAAQPLATAAGVEMLERGGNAADAAVAAAFAVSVVEPSMNSIGGRTQILVRTAEGTFHGIDATTQAPDTYDPDTAPQAGYGYPTVGLPGAVAGLTRLLDEHGTLPLATVMEPAIRYASEGFVLLPGEAARQASTSEQLRESEGATLYYIEPDGSPYDAGDHFVQSDLAMVLRRIASGGADAFYRGEIARAMADDIVGAGGHVTAGALAGYRAEDSRVVRGSYRGHELVGTFTPAAGAMTIGILQIIENFDMAGADETTWALVVGQALALGFEAARTHRGPDAWQLLTSREWAREQAERVHLPVAAAAMGPEPAAAPRASPETGATYFAGPDDDGHTTHLSTADADGMAVSLTQTIGPAMGSKIATPGLGFLYAATLGGYLGRLEPGERARSNIAPFMVLDGDDPMLVLGAAGGARIVSAVVQAVCRVVDQGLSLPEALAAARLHPMQGSLNSPGSESGFQMETSPDIGWSPEVIAELRQLGFAVQEVPRSGAFGRIHGMSYDATASSWTGAADPDWEGSAAAPRN from the coding sequence ATGAGGGCATCGCACTCCTCTCGCTGTCTTGCCCTTTCACTGGTTCTGCTGTGGGGATGTGGCGGGACTGCGCCGACGCGCGTCGAGCCCACCACCGACCAGGTGGCGCAGTCGAGCCGGGGAATGGTGGTCGCGGCCCAGCCGCTTGCGACCGCCGCGGGCGTCGAAATGCTCGAGCGGGGCGGCAACGCGGCCGATGCGGCGGTGGCCGCGGCATTTGCGGTATCGGTGGTGGAGCCGAGCATGAACTCGATCGGCGGGCGCACCCAGATACTGGTGCGAACCGCGGAAGGGACCTTTCACGGCATCGACGCCACCACCCAGGCCCCGGACACCTACGATCCCGACACGGCCCCTCAGGCCGGTTACGGGTATCCCACCGTGGGATTGCCGGGGGCCGTCGCGGGGCTCACCCGCCTCCTCGACGAGCACGGCACGCTTCCGCTGGCCACCGTAATGGAGCCGGCCATTCGGTACGCCTCCGAAGGCTTCGTGCTCCTGCCCGGTGAAGCCGCCCGCCAGGCATCGACTTCAGAGCAACTGCGGGAATCCGAGGGCGCGACCCTGTACTACATCGAGCCGGACGGATCGCCGTACGACGCGGGCGACCATTTCGTGCAGAGCGATCTGGCGATGGTGCTGCGCCGCATCGCTTCCGGAGGCGCCGACGCCTTCTACCGGGGCGAGATCGCGAGGGCCATGGCCGACGACATCGTGGGCGCGGGCGGGCACGTCACGGCCGGCGCGCTCGCCGGCTACCGCGCCGAGGATTCCCGCGTGGTGCGGGGCAGCTACCGCGGCCACGAGCTGGTGGGCACGTTCACCCCGGCTGCCGGGGCAATGACCATCGGCATCCTTCAGATCATCGAGAACTTCGACATGGCGGGGGCCGACGAGACGACGTGGGCCCTGGTGGTGGGGCAGGCGCTTGCGCTCGGCTTCGAGGCGGCGCGCACCCACCGCGGACCCGACGCGTGGCAGCTGCTCACGTCGCGGGAATGGGCGCGCGAGCAGGCCGAACGCGTCCATCTGCCGGTGGCGGCGGCGGCCATGGGACCGGAGCCCGCAGCTGCGCCCCGGGCTTCCCCGGAGACCGGAGCTACCTATTTCGCAGGCCCGGACGACGACGGACACACCACGCACCTTTCGACCGCGGACGCCGACGGCATGGCGGTGTCGCTCACCCAGACCATCGGGCCGGCGATGGGCTCGAAGATCGCCACGCCGGGGCTGGGCTTCCTCTACGCGGCGACCCTGGGAGGGTATCTGGGCCGCCTCGAGCCGGGCGAGCGGGCGCGCTCCAACATCGCCCCGTTCATGGTACTGGACGGCGACGATCCGATGCTGGTGCTGGGCGCTGCCGGGGGAGCACGCATCGTCTCGGCCGTCGTGCAGGCGGTATGCCGGGTCGTCGATCAGGGGCTCTCCCTTCCCGAGGCGCTGGCCGCCGCACGCCTTCATCCGATGCAGGGATCGCTGAACTCACCGGGCTCCGAGAGCGGGTTCCAGATGGAGACGTCGCCGGATATCGGCTGGTCCCCGGAGGTCATCGCGGAGTTGCGTCAGCTCGGTTTCGCGGTGCAGGAGGTGCCACGCTCCGGCGCGTTCGGACGCATCCACGGGATGTCGTACGATGCCACCGCCTCCTCCTGGACGGGGGCCGCGGATCCGGACTGGGAGGGGAGCGCGGCGGCGCCTCGCAACTGA
- a CDS encoding amidohydrolase family protein, protein MGTAVDAPRRRVLSLLFVLTASACSSGDAPEFDVILRGGILQAVGDAPEFVTDLAVRGDRIAAMGDLAGYTARDTLDIAGLHVSAGFIDVHSHAGSGLDTEDRSHAEPLLAQGITTVVVNPDGGGPMDLALQRAVLLEDGLGVNVAQLVPHGSVRRAVLGMDDRLPGPDELQEMKALVREGMEEGAFGMSSGPFYAPGSYSDTDELTALAEVVAEYGGVYTSHIRDESNYTIGLVAAVEEVITVARSAGLPGVVTHIKALGPPVWGKSAEVIAAIEAARAEGVEVYADQYPYEASSTGLSAALLPRWAQAGGGDSLTARLADPATRARIREEMEANLARRGGADRLQFRRFRPEPSIEGRTLEDVAIARSLHPLDAALELIGEGGASVVSFNMSDDDIAAFMIQPWTMTASDGALPEWQVGVPHPRAYGTFPRKLRRYVVEDGTVSLKAAIRSMTSLPADVFGLRGRGRLVMGAVADIVVFDLEEVRDLATYTDPHQLSQGMVHVFVNGTAAIRDGAFTGERAGRVLRRADR, encoded by the coding sequence ATGGGAACTGCTGTTGACGCCCCGCGCCGCCGTGTGCTGAGTCTTCTCTTCGTGCTGACCGCGAGCGCATGTTCGTCGGGCGACGCCCCCGAGTTCGACGTCATCCTGCGCGGCGGCATCCTGCAGGCCGTGGGCGACGCCCCCGAGTTCGTCACGGATCTGGCAGTGCGAGGAGACCGGATCGCGGCGATGGGCGATCTCGCCGGCTACACTGCGCGCGACACCCTGGACATCGCCGGTCTCCACGTCTCCGCAGGCTTCATCGACGTTCATTCGCACGCGGGCTCGGGACTCGACACGGAAGACCGCAGCCACGCCGAGCCCCTGCTGGCGCAGGGCATCACGACGGTGGTGGTGAACCCCGATGGCGGAGGGCCGATGGACCTGGCCCTGCAACGGGCGGTGCTGCTCGAAGACGGGCTCGGGGTGAACGTGGCGCAGCTGGTGCCCCACGGATCGGTGCGCAGGGCGGTGCTGGGGATGGACGATCGGCTGCCGGGCCCCGACGAACTGCAGGAGATGAAGGCCCTGGTGCGGGAGGGCATGGAGGAAGGGGCGTTCGGCATGTCGTCTGGACCGTTCTACGCCCCCGGAAGCTACTCGGATACCGATGAGCTGACGGCCCTCGCCGAGGTCGTGGCCGAGTACGGTGGGGTCTACACCAGCCACATCCGCGACGAGTCGAACTACACCATCGGCCTGGTCGCGGCGGTGGAGGAAGTGATTACGGTGGCGCGCTCGGCGGGATTGCCGGGGGTGGTGACCCACATCAAGGCGCTCGGGCCGCCGGTGTGGGGCAAGTCGGCGGAGGTGATCGCCGCCATCGAGGCGGCCCGCGCGGAGGGGGTCGAGGTGTACGCGGACCAGTACCCGTACGAGGCCTCTTCAACGGGGCTTTCGGCGGCGCTTCTGCCGCGCTGGGCACAGGCAGGGGGAGGCGATTCACTCACGGCTCGCCTCGCCGATCCCGCCACGCGCGCACGCATCCGCGAAGAGATGGAAGCCAACCTCGCGCGCCGCGGAGGGGCGGACCGCCTCCAGTTCCGCCGCTTCCGCCCTGAGCCGTCGATCGAGGGCCGCACCCTGGAGGATGTCGCCATCGCCCGCTCTCTCCATCCTCTGGACGCGGCTCTGGAGCTGATCGGGGAGGGAGGAGCGTCGGTCGTTTCCTTCAACATGAGCGACGACGACATCGCCGCCTTCATGATCCAGCCCTGGACCATGACGGCCTCCGACGGGGCGCTGCCGGAGTGGCAGGTTGGCGTGCCGCATCCGCGCGCCTACGGCACCTTCCCGCGCAAGCTGCGCAGGTACGTGGTGGAGGACGGCACCGTAAGCCTGAAGGCGGCCATCCGCAGCATGACGTCCCTTCCCGCGGACGTCTTCGGTCTCCGAGGTCGAGGGAGGCTCGTCATGGGGGCGGTCGCGGACATCGTGGTCTTCGACCTGGAGGAGGTCCGCGATCTCGCCACCTACACGGACCCGCACCAATTGTCGCAGGGTATGGTGCACGTTTTCGTGAACGGCACGGCGGCGATCCGTGACGGGGCCTTCACCGGCGAGCGTGCCGGGCGGGTGCTCCGGCGAGCGGATCGCTAG
- the typA gene encoding translational GTPase TypA has product MKVRNVAIIAHVDHGKTTLVDQMLRQAGVFRENQHVRERVMDSNPLERERGITILSKNTSVRWGEFKINIVDTPGHADFGGEVERILRMVDGVLILVDAAEGPMPQTRFVTAKALELGHAPVVVINKADRPDARAEEVHDEVLELFMDLEATDEQLDAPFLYASGREGWATPDADGRGADLAPLFAAVVDHVPAPPVEPAGPFQMLVSTLDHSSYVGRIAIGRVERGRIRPGQEVALLPMGAAGMVEEDDAARSRALKVYGFDGLERVDIAEAGAGDIVAVAGVPGVEIGRTLADPEHLERLNGIAVERPTISVDFVVNDSPFSGEGKYVTTRQLRERLFREMERNVALKVEATDHPDTFRVAGRGELHLSILMETMRREGYEFQVSRPRVLIREGPAGEPLEPYEELVAETPEARVGTVIEKLGGRRGEMLEMRPTDRGPIRLRFRIPARGLFGYRTEFLTDTRGDGLMHHRFLEYGPWAGALPGRDRGAVVADRRGAAVAYAIFGLQERATFFLKPGAPVYEGMIVGVHVRAGDLDVNMCKGKKLTNIRAAAADDNIRLEPPRVITLESALEFIADDELIEVTPGAIRLRKRILDAGARRKAARRRR; this is encoded by the coding sequence ATGAAGGTCCGCAACGTCGCAATCATCGCCCATGTCGATCATGGGAAGACCACCCTCGTGGACCAGATGCTCCGCCAGGCAGGGGTGTTCCGCGAAAACCAGCACGTGCGCGAGCGGGTGATGGATTCGAATCCGCTGGAGCGGGAGCGGGGCATAACGATCCTCTCCAAGAACACTTCCGTGCGCTGGGGCGAGTTCAAGATCAACATCGTGGACACTCCGGGCCACGCCGACTTCGGAGGCGAGGTCGAGCGCATCCTGCGCATGGTGGACGGGGTGCTGATCCTGGTCGACGCCGCCGAGGGACCGATGCCCCAGACCCGGTTCGTAACGGCCAAGGCGCTCGAGCTGGGCCACGCGCCGGTGGTGGTCATCAACAAGGCCGACCGCCCGGACGCGCGCGCCGAAGAGGTCCACGACGAGGTGCTGGAGCTGTTCATGGACCTCGAGGCCACCGACGAGCAGCTCGACGCCCCCTTCCTGTACGCCTCGGGTCGGGAAGGATGGGCGACACCGGATGCCGATGGGCGCGGCGCCGATCTCGCGCCGCTGTTCGCGGCCGTCGTGGATCACGTGCCCGCTCCGCCCGTCGAACCGGCGGGGCCCTTCCAGATGCTGGTCTCGACGCTGGACCATTCCTCCTATGTCGGACGCATCGCGATCGGCCGCGTCGAGCGCGGGCGCATCCGGCCCGGCCAGGAGGTGGCGCTGCTGCCGATGGGCGCGGCCGGCATGGTCGAGGAGGATGACGCGGCCCGTTCGCGCGCCCTCAAGGTGTATGGATTCGACGGTCTGGAGCGCGTGGACATCGCGGAAGCCGGTGCGGGAGACATCGTGGCGGTGGCGGGCGTCCCGGGCGTGGAGATCGGCAGGACGCTGGCCGATCCGGAGCACCTCGAGCGCCTGAACGGCATCGCCGTGGAGCGGCCCACGATATCGGTCGACTTCGTCGTCAACGACTCGCCCTTTTCCGGCGAGGGGAAGTACGTGACCACGCGCCAGCTCCGCGAGCGGCTGTTCCGGGAGATGGAGCGCAACGTCGCCCTGAAAGTGGAGGCGACCGACCATCCGGACACCTTCCGGGTCGCCGGGCGGGGCGAGCTGCACCTCTCCATCCTCATGGAGACCATGCGCCGCGAGGGCTACGAGTTCCAGGTCTCCCGCCCGCGCGTGCTCATCCGCGAAGGCCCCGCCGGCGAGCCTCTGGAGCCCTACGAGGAGCTGGTGGCCGAGACGCCGGAAGCCCGGGTGGGCACCGTCATCGAGAAACTGGGCGGGCGGCGGGGCGAAATGCTCGAGATGAGACCGACGGACCGGGGGCCGATTCGCCTGCGCTTCCGTATTCCGGCACGCGGCCTGTTCGGCTACCGCACCGAGTTCCTCACCGACACCCGCGGGGACGGGCTGATGCACCACCGCTTCCTGGAGTACGGGCCGTGGGCGGGGGCGCTGCCCGGACGCGACCGTGGCGCCGTGGTGGCCGACCGCCGTGGCGCCGCGGTGGCGTACGCCATCTTCGGCCTGCAGGAGCGCGCCACCTTCTTCCTGAAGCCCGGCGCCCCGGTCTACGAGGGCATGATCGTCGGCGTGCACGTCCGAGCGGGCGACCTGGACGTCAACATGTGCAAGGGAAAGAAGCTCACCAACATCCGGGCGGCGGCCGCGGACGACAACATCCGGCTGGAGCCGCCCCGCGTAATCACGCTGGAATCCGCTCTGGAGTTCATCGCGGACGACGAGCTCATCGAAGTAACCCCGGGCGCAATCCGTCTGCGCAAGCGAATCCTGGATGCCGGGGCCCGCCGGAAGGCGGCGCGCCGCAGAAGGTGA
- a CDS encoding alanine--glyoxylate aminotransferase family protein — translation MTDNSAACGGPDGENGFGRFFLPGPTEVRPAVLAAQKRALIGHRGEPINALMREIQPGLREVFGTSRPVLLSTSSATGLMEAAVRNGARERVLSLVNGAFSERFARIARACGFEVDVVDAPWGGVHDPDSVRARLQAGRYDAVTMVHSETSTGALNPIADLAAAVREFPDTLVLVDAVTSAGGAPVQADERGLDFVLAGSQKAMALPPGLAFGVASERMLERSASAARKGVYFDLVAFSSSLAKAQTPNTPAVTLMYSLAEQLRHISAEGLERRWARHAAMARRCADWADASGERIGAGLSVLAPDGFRSPTVTCLLLPPGRTGPEVAHAMKERGFVIGAGYGRLKPRSVRIGHMGDHTVEELDRVLGALEEVLRAPPGQGLAGGRR, via the coding sequence ATGACCGACAACTCGGCGGCGTGCGGCGGCCCGGACGGTGAGAACGGGTTCGGCCGCTTCTTTCTGCCCGGTCCCACAGAGGTGCGGCCGGCGGTGCTGGCGGCCCAGAAGCGGGCTCTCATCGGGCACCGCGGCGAACCCATCAACGCGCTCATGCGCGAGATTCAGCCCGGGTTGCGGGAGGTGTTCGGCACATCGCGGCCGGTACTGTTGTCGACCTCGTCCGCCACCGGCCTCATGGAGGCGGCGGTGCGCAACGGCGCGCGGGAGCGGGTGCTGTCGCTCGTGAACGGGGCGTTCTCCGAGCGCTTCGCCCGCATCGCGCGCGCCTGCGGGTTCGAGGTGGACGTTGTCGACGCGCCGTGGGGCGGCGTGCACGATCCGGATTCCGTGCGGGCCCGCCTGCAGGCGGGGCGCTACGACGCCGTGACCATGGTGCATTCCGAGACCTCCACCGGCGCTCTCAACCCTATCGCCGACCTGGCGGCGGCGGTGCGGGAGTTCCCGGACACGCTGGTGCTGGTCGATGCCGTTACCAGTGCGGGAGGCGCCCCGGTGCAGGCGGACGAGCGGGGCCTCGATTTCGTGCTCGCCGGTTCCCAGAAGGCGATGGCGCTGCCGCCGGGGCTGGCGTTCGGCGTCGCGTCGGAGCGCATGCTGGAGAGATCCGCGAGCGCGGCACGCAAGGGGGTCTACTTCGACCTGGTCGCGTTCTCCAGTTCTCTGGCGAAGGCACAGACGCCGAACACGCCCGCGGTGACGCTGATGTACTCCCTGGCGGAGCAGTTGCGCCACATCTCGGCGGAGGGCCTGGAGAGACGCTGGGCGCGCCACGCGGCGATGGCGCGAAGGTGCGCCGATTGGGCGGACGCGTCGGGAGAGCGCATCGGTGCGGGGCTGTCGGTGCTGGCACCGGACGGTTTTCGTTCGCCCACAGTGACCTGCCTGCTCCTGCCCCCCGGGCGGACCGGTCCGGAGGTCGCGCACGCGATGAAGGAGCGGGGGTTCGTGATCGGAGCAGGATACGGCAGACTCAAACCGCGGTCGGTGCGCATCGGCCACATGGGAGACCACACGGTGGAGGAACTGGATCGGGTGCTGGGGGCGTTGGAGGAGGTCCTGCGGGCACCCCCGGGGCAGGGGCTTGCCGGAGGAAGGCGATGA
- the serA gene encoding phosphoglycerate dehydrogenase gives MSARGRRYVVGVADQVSPSGLGALTGDERFEVRWLAERPAAEKERAITGTDAIIVRSATRITRELIEAASSLKVIGRAGAGVDNIDLDAATERGIPVLNAPAGNTVSAAELTFALILALARKVVAADRSVREMTWKTPGLSGVELNGKTLGLVGAGRIGGEVARRARAFGMRVLVYDPYLPATRAEELDAQPSGLDHVIEQADFLSLHVPLTPSTTSMIGAKQLRRMKQSAYLVNAARGGVVDEDALARALREGWLAGAALDVFRQEPLSASSPLLGSPNLILSPHLGASTAEAQELVASEIASAVRGALLDGDLSRAVNAPGIDGATLRKLRPLLELGTRIGRLACALASGGIRGVQVRYSGASEEAPGPLTAAVLCGLLEDIVGGTRVNAVNAARLAEARGMRVVAARATRHPDYSEYLVTEVEAEGGLLRVAGALLEGTHPRIVGIGGFSIDLEPRGSIVIVRNQDKPGVIAGVGTVLASMGFNIAGYHQARLEPGGDAMAAVSVDGEITQELLDRLRELDQISYVKAARLG, from the coding sequence ATGAGCGCGCGCGGCCGCCGGTACGTGGTCGGTGTTGCCGACCAGGTCTCACCCTCGGGGCTCGGCGCGCTCACCGGCGACGAGCGCTTCGAGGTGCGCTGGCTGGCGGAGCGTCCGGCGGCGGAGAAGGAACGAGCGATAACCGGGACGGACGCCATTATCGTGCGCAGCGCCACCCGGATCACCCGGGAACTGATCGAGGCGGCGTCCAGCCTGAAGGTCATCGGGCGGGCCGGAGCCGGGGTGGACAACATAGACCTCGACGCCGCCACCGAGCGCGGCATCCCGGTGCTGAACGCGCCCGCGGGCAACACCGTCTCCGCCGCGGAGCTCACCTTTGCGCTCATTCTGGCGCTCGCGCGCAAGGTCGTGGCCGCGGACCGGTCGGTGCGCGAGATGACCTGGAAGACGCCGGGACTCTCCGGGGTCGAGCTCAACGGCAAGACGCTCGGGCTGGTCGGGGCCGGGAGAATCGGCGGGGAGGTGGCGCGCCGCGCCCGCGCCTTCGGCATGAGGGTGCTGGTCTACGATCCCTATCTGCCCGCAACCCGCGCCGAGGAGCTGGACGCGCAGCCGAGCGGCCTCGACCACGTGATCGAGCAGGCGGACTTCCTCAGCCTCCACGTGCCCCTCACTCCCTCCACCACGTCCATGATCGGGGCGAAGCAGCTGCGCCGAATGAAGCAGTCGGCCTACCTCGTCAACGCGGCTCGCGGCGGGGTGGTGGACGAGGACGCGCTCGCCCGCGCCCTCCGGGAGGGATGGTTGGCGGGCGCCGCACTGGATGTCTTCCGCCAGGAGCCGTTGTCGGCGTCCAGCCCTCTCCTGGGGAGCCCGAACCTCATCCTCAGTCCCCACCTGGGGGCCTCCACCGCGGAGGCGCAGGAGCTGGTGGCCTCCGAGATCGCGTCGGCCGTGCGCGGAGCGCTGCTCGACGGCGATCTCTCCCGGGCCGTGAATGCGCCCGGCATCGATGGCGCAACGCTGCGCAAGCTGCGTCCCCTGCTGGAGCTGGGAACCCGGATCGGGCGTCTCGCGTGCGCGCTCGCTTCCGGAGGCATCCGGGGGGTGCAGGTGCGTTACAGCGGTGCCTCGGAAGAGGCCCCCGGCCCGCTTACCGCCGCGGTGCTGTGCGGGCTGCTGGAGGACATCGTCGGAGGAACGCGCGTCAACGCCGTCAACGCGGCCCGTCTCGCCGAAGCGCGCGGCATGAGGGTGGTGGCGGCGCGCGCGACCCGGCATCCCGATTACTCCGAGTACCTGGTCACCGAGGTGGAGGCGGAGGGCGGCCTGTTGCGCGTCGCGGGAGCGCTGCTGGAGGGCACCCACCCCCGCATCGTCGGCATCGGCGGCTTCTCCATCGACCTGGAGCCGCGCGGATCCATCGTCATCGTGCGCAATCAGGACAAGCCCGGGGTGATCGCGGGAGTGGGCACGGTGCTGGCGTCCATGGGCTTCAACATCGCCGGATACCACCAGGCCCGCCTGGAGCCGGGCGGGGACGCCATGGCGGCGGTCTCGGTGGATGGCGAGATCACGCAGGAGCTGCTGGATCGCCTGCGCGAACTGGACCAGATCTCCTACGTCAAGGCGGCCCGCCTGGGATAG
- a CDS encoding P1 family peptidase translates to MAPGIFAPGPYNAITDVEGVLVGHATVREGDRVRTGVTAIRPHGGNVFRDRVPAAMHVGNGFGKLLGVTQVRELGELETPVLLTCTLCVWKAADALTEWMLAREGMEGVRSINPVVGETNDGGLNDIRSRPITPEHVRAALESARTGPVEEGSVGAGTGTRAFGWKGGIGTSSRVVPDELGGYTVGVLVQSNFGGILSIAGAPVGRELGRYSFQGTAPGSDTPFGADQGEGRGGGDEGQGSIMMVVATDAPLSPLKLERVARRAMMGLARTGSFAGNGSGDYVIAFSTASGVRRGGDDVLAVEEVANNRMSSLFLATVEATEEAVYNSLFKATTVSGMGNTAEALPIDETLEVLRRYNVIP, encoded by the coding sequence ATCGCGCCAGGCATCTTCGCTCCGGGCCCCTACAACGCGATCACGGACGTGGAGGGCGTGCTGGTGGGGCACGCCACTGTGCGCGAGGGCGACCGCGTCCGTACCGGGGTGACGGCCATCCGGCCACACGGAGGGAACGTCTTCCGCGACCGGGTGCCGGCCGCAATGCACGTCGGCAACGGCTTCGGCAAACTGCTCGGCGTGACCCAGGTGCGGGAGCTGGGGGAGCTGGAGACGCCCGTCCTGCTCACCTGCACGCTGTGCGTGTGGAAGGCGGCGGACGCTCTCACGGAGTGGATGCTGGCCCGCGAGGGGATGGAGGGGGTGCGCTCCATCAACCCGGTCGTGGGCGAGACCAACGACGGCGGCCTGAACGACATCCGATCACGGCCGATCACTCCCGAGCACGTGCGCGCGGCACTCGAGTCGGCCCGCACCGGCCCGGTCGAGGAGGGGTCGGTGGGGGCCGGCACGGGGACCCGCGCGTTCGGCTGGAAGGGCGGCATCGGCACCAGCAGCCGGGTGGTGCCCGACGAGCTGGGCGGGTACACGGTGGGCGTGCTGGTGCAGTCCAACTTCGGCGGCATCCTCTCGATCGCGGGGGCGCCGGTGGGACGCGAGCTGGGGCGCTACTCGTTTCAGGGGACGGCGCCGGGCAGCGACACACCCTTCGGCGCGGACCAGGGCGAAGGGCGGGGAGGCGGAGACGAGGGGCAGGGATCCATCATGATGGTGGTCGCGACGGACGCGCCCCTCTCCCCCCTCAAGCTCGAGCGCGTGGCGCGGCGGGCCATGATGGGGCTGGCGCGCACCGGATCGTTCGCCGGCAACGGCTCGGGCGACTACGTGATCGCCTTCTCGACTGCATCCGGTGTGCGGCGTGGGGGGGACGACGTGCTGGCCGTCGAGGAGGTCGCTAACAACCGCATGTCGTCGCTCTTCCTGGCCACCGTGGAAGCCACCGAGGAGGCCGTCTACAACTCGCTCTTCAAGGCCACCACCGTTTCGGGGATGGGGAACACCGCGGAGGCCCTGCCCATCGACGAGACGCTGGAGGTGCTGCGGCGCTACAACGTCATCCCCTGA